TCTTCAACTCAACTTCCTCTTCAACTCAACTTCCTCTTCAACTCAACTTCTTCTTCAACTCAACCTCCTCAACTCAACCTCCTCTTCAACTCAACTTCTTCTTCAACTCAGCTTCCTCTTCAACTCAACCTCCTCTTCAACTCAACTTCTTCTTCAACTCAACTTCCTCTTCAACTCAACTTCTTCTTCAACTCAACTTCCTCTTCAACTCAACTTCTTCTTCAACTCAACCTCCTCTTCAACTCAACTTCCTCTTCAACTCAACTTCCTCTTCAACTCAACTTCCTCTTCAACTCAACTTCTTCTTCAACTCAACTTCTTCTTCAACTCAACTTCTTCTTCAACTCAACTTCTTCTTCAACTCAACTCCCTCTTCAACTCAACTCCCTCTTCAACTCAACTTCTTCTTCAACTTAACTTCCTCCTCAACTCAACTTCCTCCTCAACTCAACTTCCTCCTCAACTCAACTTCTTCAACTCAACTTCCTCTTCAACTCAACTTCTTCTTCAACTCAACTTCCTCTTCAACTCAACTTCCTCTTCAACTCCTTCTTCAACTCAGCTTCCTCTTCAACTCAACTTCTTCTTCAACTCAACTTCCTCTTCAACTCAACTTCTTCTTCAACTCAACTTCCTCTTTAACTCAACTTCCTCTTCAACTCAACTTCCTCTTCAACTCAACTTCTTCTTCAACTCAACTtcctcttcatctcctctctGCATCTAATTCTAGAATAGGTCCAGTGTTGATGAACTTCTACCATATTTATTTTTGTTTACAGATAATCTCAAGACCACTGAAGAAATGTAATATTATTGTTAAGAATTTTTTAAAGGTAAATGTAATACTTTTACAGAATTATTGATTGAATGCTTTGGTATTGTATTGTTATGTCAAGTCATGTCATGTTGTGTCAAGTCATTGAGACACTATAGAGTTCCTAATAGTTGTTTTCTGTGTAGGGGCCCTCTCGGATTACCACCTTGGAAACAAGCCAGTCTCCATCTCTGGATGAGTGTAAAGCCATAATCAGAGATCTGGCCACAGAGCTACATCGGATATCAAAGGTAGGCCTGGTTAACATCTGAACAGGATAACTCTGTGTGCTACTCAACAGCATTACATGTTCAGAAAtggtaacggtcctgtgtgtagctggtgtagagagtcagaacaaatggaaaattgATCAgcggtggctagaaagccggtgacgttgaCCTCCCGAACAAGGAGAACTTCGGGGAAAGTCGTGTCAGAAATAGAAGAGCAGTAGGGATAGAACCGGCCCGATACGGTAACACAAACATTTGCATTGCATCATCTGATCGCCATGGAACATTTGAATGAATAAATACCAAAAAATAGGGAGATAAGAATAAAGAGTTTGACATTGTAAAAGGACACATGCAAATTGCATGTGCTGCTTACCCTGCCATTcaaaacagatagagagagagacgagggtcGAGGGGAACAGGTAGGCGTTTTCCCTTCAACCTTTCAGTTGTATATGTGTTTTCTATCTCCATAGTATCAAGATAACTTCACCTCCAGCCACGAGGATGGCTACAGCCTGGCAGAGTGTCAACAGTTCATCCTACAATGGGCGGAGGAGTTGAGCATCTTACCAAAGGTACTGTTGATAACAACCACCAAAAAAAAAACAGCAACATTAATGCATCCATGCAATGCTGCTGTAATGATTGTGTACGAGTGACAAACATCTGATTTTAAAGATATCCGTGGGGCAAAGCAGGAGCTCACCAAAGGCCCTGCGTACCTGCTGGGAGGACtatgaggtagaggagagaacaTCTCCAAAAGAGGCTGAGAGAAGACTGGCAGAAGCTCAGCGCATCGTCTCAGAATGGGCTGCAGGACTACAATCACGAAAACAGGTCTCACAACTAACAACAAATAATTAAAACAACCTGTGCTTATTATGACAAAAATAAAAGCATTTCAACTTTTTAAGGTTAGTAAATTCTCACATATAATTTCTGTGTCTCTGTAGGACTCAGTGTGTCCAGGAGAGGATGTGTGTTCAGTCCTGCAGGATCTTGAGGCACAGTGGAAGAGAGGGAAGCTACCCAACATGCTCCCTGTCATGGACTTCCTCATCTGGACTGTGTTACAGGAACAGCCTCAAGAGGTGTGGCATGATAGTAACCTAGTAGGATaggtttttttttttctcttaatTTATGATGTTGGAATAtatttggtcccgtgtggctcagttggtagagcatggcgcttgcaacgccagggttgtgggttcaattcccacggggggaccagggttcaattcccacggggggaccaggatgaatgtgtatgaactttccaatttgtaagtcgctctggataagagcgtctgctaaatgacgtaaatatTTCTGAGTGATTAGTAGGATAATTCATCATTAATCATCGGTCACTTTGTCGTACAGGGCTCCATCCCAGAGCTGTGGCTCAAATCCAAGCAGAGATTCAAACACTCAGGTACATCTCCTTTTCAACATGAGCTAAGATAACATGAGTATTACATTGACTGTAGGCCTACACAATACTTTCAGTATATCATTTGACCTGCACGAAACCTCTTTTTTTTTTCAGTCCTCAAACACTTTTTAAATCTGCACGAAACCAATTTTATCATTTCTCAAACACTTTCTGTTCGATTAAGCAAATGCCTGCATGAATTGACATTTCTTCAAAATGCTTTCATGTTGTCCTCAGCCTTCACCACAGTGATTCCACAACCAGGTAAGCAGTAGGATTAAAAATAAATTCAGTTGAATTCACTTTTTTCAAATTACTTTTCGGTTGTAAACTCATCAGGTTTTCAAACGTTGTTTTATTTCAGTATGGGACTGGATAAGCAAAGCATCAGGTAAATGAAACTACTAAaccattatgatttttcaacatgacaatggcAGTCTTAATTCAGAATTGTTTttaatatttttgttttattcaCAAAGAATATTGTTACATTATGTAAATCAATAATcctgtcatttttttttttaaacttacaGTTGACATTCTCTTGGACCCTGAATCAGCCAATCCAGATTTCATCGTGTCCAACAATCAGAAACGTGTGAGAGTGGGAAAAATAATAGAGAGTAAACATGATCCTAGAGACGGATACGGTCACTACCGCGCATCTCACAAGTATGATGGGTGGTGGTGTGCACTGGGAACGCAGGGCTTTACCAAAGGTAGGCATTACtgggaggtgggggtggaaggGAAGAGAGACTGGAGGATTGGGATAACCAGGGAGTCTGCACAAAGAAGAGGCTTCGTTGAACTGAACACGTCGACAGGTTACTGGGCACTACGGATGCAGGTCAGTGGGCTGAAGGCTCTAACGGTTCCGGCTGTCGATATCAAGATTCCAGAACATCTCAAGAAGATCGGGGTCTACCTTGACATTGAGGAAGGGCAGCTCTCCTTTTATGATGTTGTAGCACGCAGTCATATCTACACCTTCAATGACACGTTTTCTGAACAGGTTTATCCAGTCTTTGgcacagtagagacagacagagaccttgtcatactgtagtacacagCACAATGGAAAAGAAAAGTCACAGAAGTTATTGAGGATGTCTCATGACTAAGAACcactgtagaccacactagaccacaGGCCTTCATTTATTCTAAGTGATGACATTACCCTATTTTTAACAGGGACATTTGGGGAAATTACTCCGCCCACTTGCTTTACGACGGTACCAATTATGCCAAAAAACACAGCTAATTCCATACACGGCGTTTACAATATTTAGTAACTTCGTTCTGAACATGTTCTCTTCTGTCCCCAAGCAGTAATCCATAATGGTGACCATGTCCTATCCTTACTCCAGTTATACTGTAGCAATTTGatttctatctttctttctttatGGGAAAAGCTTTACTTTGTGAATTTATTGATAAGGTGACATTAGATGTTTACTATGATTTCATCAGTTGAGGTTAGCTACAAAAataattatatttattttttcataCTTCCTCAATGAGTTTGTACAGTACTGACAACACTATAGAGGCTAAaatctgtttatttttttgttttgcaCTTAGCACTTTGCACTTTCTGTTATTCTTTCAGGTATGGATTGAACGGAGTATATTTTAGTATCTTGGTTTCTTTGGTTTGATATTTtatttcatgaaacatgggaaaaacatgttgcctttatattgttGTTCAAACAGACCATTTAAAGAATTAAATTCAAGACAATTCATGAGGACGTTTATATAGGCACAGATGATGTCCAAACCAATCAGATGTATTCGTCTCTCACCAGCCAGCTTGTTTATGATTTAAGACTGTGTTTATGAGGTAGGACCGTGTTTATGAGGTAGGACCATTGTTAcgggatttttatgaataatgactaaaatatgcatacatttgacttagaattataactaaacagaatactactacGTTACTGTATGGATGAATGAATCTTATTATAATCGTAATGCTGAATATaatgtgttccttgttagaaagaatggagtaatcttcagacaggctggaatgatgtgttccttacaggaaatGTTGTCTCTACCCACGGAGGGGAAAGACCTTGGGTTGGTTGTAGattgtttaacaggtggcagacagtaatgCAAGAACGCTAACTGTActgccattgtatccgagaggaggaaGGACATTTTAAAACCTATGACGTCAgttttattatataacctgatgtaaattgtactatgatgtcacgttcctgaccttgttttccttttgtatagttgtgtttagtgggtcaggacgtgagctgggtgggcagtctgtgttgtttgttctatgttaagtgtcaggtttaattgaccttgtatggctctcaatcagaggcaggtggtttacgttttcctctgattgagaaccatatataggtaggtagtttcacattgtttgttgtgggtggttgtcttccgtgtctgtgcaccacacgggactgtttcgtttgttcgttcgtttgtgtcgtcggtacctgttcatgcgttcttcgtgtatatgtaagttcgtttgttcaggtctgttgacttcgtttattattttgtaaattctcaagtgtgtttagttttcgtcttgtttaataaatatcatgtcatatcacaacgctgcgctttggtccaatccctactcctcctcttcttccgaagaggaggaggacaaccgttacatatgatcagtactctcgagaataaacgctattgattgattgattttgagactggtttctgtccCTTTTATgctaataagtatcttacaaattcttatggatgggcagagtgttttaattgaattggttgataaACATATAGGAATTAAATTCCTTTAACAACCGTGTTGAGGTAGGTGTAACGATcttcgttgggagaaagagaggaggaccaaagcgcagcgtggtaagtgttcatgctgaATATGTAATGgaacaaaactgaacactgaaaaacAAAACCAGTGACCGTGTTGATGAGGCTGGACCGTGTTGATGAGGCAGGACCGTGTTGATGAGGCTGGACCGTGTTGATGAGGCTGGACCGTGTTGATGAGGCTGGACCGTGTTGATGAGGTAGGACCGTGTATATGAGGTCGGCCCGTATTGATGAGGCAGGACCGTGTTGATGAGGCTGGACCGTGTTGATGAGGCTGGACCGTGTTGATGAGGCTGGACCGTGTTGATGAGGCAGGACCGTGTTGATGAGGCAGGACCGTGTTGATGAGGCTGGACCGTGTTGATGAGGCTGGACCGTGTTGATGAGGCTGGACCGTGTTGATGAGGCTGGACCGTGTTGATGAGGTAGGACCGTGTATATGAGGCTGGACCGTGTTGATGAGGCTGGACCGTGTTGATGAGGCTGGACCGTGTTGATGAGGTAGGACCGTGTATATGAGGCTGGACCGTGTTGATGAGGCTGGACCGTGTTGATGAGGCTGGACCGTGTTGATGAGGCTGGACCGTGTTGATGAGGCAGGACCGTGTTGATGAGGCTGGACCGTGTTGATGAGGCTGGACCGTGTTGATGAGGCTGGACCGTGTTGATGAGGCTGGACCGTGTTGATGAGGTAGGACCGTGTTGATGAGGCTGGACCGTGTTGATGAGGCTGGACCGTGTTGATGAGGTAGGACCGTGTATATGAGGCTGGACCGTGTTGATGAGGCTGGACCGTGTTGATGAGGCAGGACCGTGTTGATGAGGGAGGACCGTGTTGATGAGGCAGGACCGTGTTGATGAGGCTGGACCGTGTTGATGAGGCTGGACCGTGTTGATGAGGCTGGACCGTGTTGATGAGGCTGGACCGTGTTGATGAGGTAGGACCGTGTTGATGAGGTTAAACCGTGTTGATGAGGTAGCCTGACCATCTGCCACCACTACGACTTGCTGTTTCAGTCCCATTGATGGTCTCTGGGAGCACAAAGCTCAACGCTTTgtcaggcaagctgtcttcaccagggtataatcacaaacactgcaGGGTGACTCGTTtcatagtgtcaaaagacacacacacagatgtctaATCATGGCCAAGtatggcctaatatcattggttaattctcaaatattaaaatattaaaataaaatacaaagaacatacaaaaaacaaatggatagcatacgaccATAGATTAAATTTAGACTACATAAGCctacaaacaattacaatggcaaagacacaataatcacaagactggcttcagatcaaagtctacgttgagactgaagggagcaagggtctttaagttaaagatccaggcagcctctcgttttaacaataaattatcgAGGTCACCCCGTCTCCTGGGGAGGGTGACAAGTTCGCTGGCAATATAACGcagagacgaaatcgagtggttTTCTTCCAAAAAGTGGGCCACAACTGGGTAAGTCGAGATTTtacacctaatggtgctacgatgctctgagatacgtacttttcattcacgctttgtt
The Salvelinus fontinalis isolate EN_2023a chromosome 23, ASM2944872v1, whole genome shotgun sequence genome window above contains:
- the LOC129820809 gene encoding E3 ubiquitin-protein ligase TRIM21-like, with amino-acid sequence MKNRTAETFKDCQSFGSFGKSCGKVTHPYDCCSEPFGKPNLSLYQIISRPLKKCNIIVKNFLKGPSRITTLETSQSPSLDECKAIIRDLATELHRISKYQDNFTSSHEDGYSLAECQQFILQWAEELSILPKISVGQSRSSPKALRTCWEDYEVEERTSPKEAERRLAEAQRIVSEWAAGLQSRKQDSVCPGEDVCSVLQDLEAQWKRGKLPNMLPVMDFLIWTVLQEQPQEGSIPELWLKSKQRFKHSAFTTVIPQPVWDWISKASVDILLDPESANPDFIVSNNQKRVRVGKIIESKHDPRDGYGHYRASHKYDGWWCALGTQGFTKGRHYWEVGVEGKRDWRIGITRESAQRRGFVELNTSTGYWALRMQVSGLKALTVPAVDIKIPEHLKKIGVYLDIEEGQLSFYDVVARSHIYTFNDTFSEQVYPVFGTVETDRDLVIL